TTCAGTGTTCAATTGTGTTATAAATATTTGGATATCAACTGTTTTGattcatttgcttcattaagtgttgtattattttaattttggtTTATGTTAAAAAATCATACCGTTTCAATATAAACTtactatatcatgtaaaaaatCGAAGACATTTAATTTCAATTATCACAACAAGTACGAAAACTACTAACGATAGGATAAATGTGTAATCAAATCTTGCATAAAATAcatcaaattaaaatatataaattaggTAGACGTACAATTAAAAGACATAAGTAATTTTGAAGCTCGAAACAATTAGTTAATGATGATGGTAACGATGCCCCCCAGTGCCGCACGAAGGTCTTCTAATAAATCTACGTCCACGACCTAACATCTCCTCAGCTTCTCCCTGTGTACGTGTTTGTGCTGCAGATGTACTGGTATCAGCAATGTTCTCACCAACCTCGTATCCTTCTGTTTCTGAATATTCTTGAAATGTTATGGGCGACGTGTTTAATGTGGGGCGACCTTCATTCATAAACGGTCGAAAGTCACTTTGTAAAAATTGTGTAAAACTACCGGTAAAGGGAGTGTGGTAACCATACTCATATGATGGAAAGGTAGAAAACACAGGCGGAGTAGTATATACAGTATTCGAAGTTGATGGTCCGGGGTCATACTCATTTTGTGTCCACATCGGTGGAGGTTGCATATGATCTGGGCGTGTCTGTGATATAGATGCATATATTATGTCAGTTATATTTAAtacacaaaaataaatatatgtacatatataaataaattgaacaTGTCTTACGATAAATTGTCGGTAGTTTGCATCTACATGATGATAGCCAATGACATTAGAAAGTACCACCGATGGAGAGAGAAATATATGTGAAATGCGATGATACCAACCAATATAATCCATTGTGATGCCGGGTGTACCAGGAATTACATAATCACCACTAATCACAAATATTATCTGTCATTCCACATATCTACAAAATGTTTGTGATATGTCTGTCAATCACAATTGTTCCGCCCTTGTCGCGTCAATTTATGGAAATTATCGAAGTTAGTAGCAGGTGGCGGGATACCCTGACGCATTCCAAATTGTCGAAGACACTGCTTTGGTCTATGCATCTCAACTATATAAAAATTGATCAATGCACATGCCGACCGACATAGATGAATTCTATTTCCATCAATAATTCTAGCAACCTCGGGTGACTCCATATCGTAAACGGTCCATAGAAACTGtagcaaataaaataaaaaatattatcaagTTGATAATATAACTTTTAGATTATATTTCAAAAGCATTAAAAAATGTAAAGAACTAAATAATTTGAATACCTGCCCTTCTACCATCTTATCAAGCATATCTCTCATAATACGGACTGAATGAGGCGTCGTGTGTGTCCAAGAGAATCCATGTTTCCACCGTGCATCGTATGGTGGGAATGGTAAACCCTGAAGCACATCTCCAGCCTGCTCTACTGACATAGATAGTTGTTGCGCTCTATCAAGGCAAAGAAGAGTAATTCTAGACCATACCCAAATCTGTAATACCATACAACATAAATTGTCACATCATAAGATAAATAAAGTAGAATAAATATAATGACCGTAAAAATGCAAACATAACTGCAGTATCTGAACAGGCCCACACAGATCGACCTTTAATATCATTGATGTGTCGCACAACTTTCTGTAAATATATGCCAACACAGCAGAACCCCAACTAAACGTATTAAGCATTTCTATGTCCTCGAAAAACTGCAAATACATAAGTTTCACAGCAGCACCTTCGGAGTCCGGAAACATACAACCACCAATGATCATTAATGCAACACAACGGGAATATTGTGCCACGTACTCTTCAAAGCTGtgataaataatcatattatttaGGCAGTGGTCTCGCAAAACGGTCAAATAAAGGTGTGCACCTTTAATTTGTTAAGATGTAGGCGTCAAACCCAACCAAGTTGTGCAGCGCTGTTGTAATGTATGTTTGTCGTACGCGGTATATACACCAGTGATGGGCATGCTATCGATATTCAAACCCCAAATAAGTGCAACGTCCCTTATAGGGTGATTGTTGCCTCGCCAACTGTAAGGTGAAATGTGTGTGTCTCGCGACGCCATCTCTAAACTATGGCTGTAAGCAAGTGATTATCATAAATTTTAATATGACCACACTGAATTACACCATAGAGACCCATGCGTGCTAGACATAGGCAGACGCGGAGATGAATCCCGACATTATACAATATCCAAATACATTTGTCAGAGCGACGTGGAGGTATGAGCGCATCCATGTTTTCAGCATTGATATTATTTGAAATGTGTCTATCCCGCAAATACAACACATTATCGGTATTTtcagccatcttgcaaacaaaaaatcaggatataacaaattttatattttgtatcaACAAAACGTAActacatattttatattaaataaaattattttgtttttctgtTGTAAATAATAAAATGTGGATGCTGATGACGAATTGATAACTGTGATAAatgatattaatttattttaaatttaataaatacatcaaaatatGTAAAGAAGAGAattattttgtaatattttttaaattatcaaaaatatgtatatatatatatatataattttttaaaacaatttaaaccTAAAAAACTATCTACAttgaaatatattaatattggttaatatattttttaaacaatttataacgaaatatattaaaatatacacgaattagtcattttttaaaacaatttataaACACAAATTTATAAcgtaaataataattttttaaaatatataacgttattaataatattttaaaatatattaaaacaatttttaaacaATTTATAAACCTAAAAAACTAACTACAttgaaatatattaaaatatatacgaATTAgtcattttaataaaaatattataacgaAAATTTAAACGTAGTACATTTTATAATTTGGTGTACCACAACATAACAAATAATTCGTTTATTAATCGTGTATGAATGAAAATCATGGGTGATTGACCCATATATTGATATTGGTTAATGATGCCTATCTCATATTGCAAACACAAAAATAAatcattaataaatatttctcaaaaaataataatttttctcgtaCATTTTACAACTagctaattaaaatttttattgctctcataataacaacaacaataaatacaaaaataatttcaatattatcaacaaaaataataacgTTAGCTTTTAAGAGTCCATGGTACGAAATGacaaaatcaacaaagtaatgTAATCATCTAACAATGTTAAAACatttttatcaaaaaataaaattataaaaaaaattaatttaataataaaaatataattaatacatgtcaaatatttcaaaattactgatgatcgataaaaTAAGGCAGTGTAGTTCCGACAAAGCAAAGAATTGCTTTAACgacctttaaatttttgcaCAAAAAAACCAGGACAAAGCAAAGAAGTCGAGGCTGAGAGAAATGAAGTAGAAGAATTGCGCAACGAAGTCGAGAAATTGCGCTCAATTTAACAAAAGTAGGGCACGGATTCCTAGAATCCATGACAGTCTGTCACGGATTCAAATCGACAACAATAATTTGTTTCTTTTTACGAACTTGATGTTGATGAATCGGCGAGTTTAGAAATTCATTTGACAAAAACCAACGGATTACAATATTTTTACACTATTTTTCGTTTCacaatattttaatgaattgttttttaaataataatatttttaaaaaaagcccgAGCGACTGGTcatctaaaaatataaaattacaaaaattagTGAAAAAACACCATCCATTGACCTATTTGTCATATTTAGGTATTTTAAGTTGTGTCTGATACATTTTTTAACTTCAAACTCATCAAGTTAATATCGAAAGTTTAAACACAATAGTGTTCAACAAAAACTCATAATAATTTATCTTCATGTTGTTGAAATCCGGGATGGTAGCTGGGAGGTCGGATCTTCGCTTAGGGAGCTCGGATCAGACCTTCGAAAGATAGCTGGGAGGTTGGATCTTCACTTGGGGAGCTCGGATCGGTCCTTCAAAATCTGGAAGCACAAACAGGAGTGTTAGAAGGGGGCGGAAGGTTGTTCCGGCGTAAcacctccgacgctcaagtcagagaacaGAAAACTGAGAGAGTAATGTGTGTGCTGAGAGAATGTGAATATATAAATGAATAAACAATGAACGAAaactggtatttataggagaacgATAGAGTTTTGATTTGGTAGGTTTAGATCCTCAGAATCTTAAAAGATTTGGGCATATCTCGTGCCAGATTTGGTTAGATTTTGTGCCAGATTTGGTTAAATTTTATTGGGCTTGACTCTCTTGGGCCTTAATTCCGTGGGCTACCCGTTAAGGTCTGCATCTAATCTTTCCTAGGTAAGAACCTGTCCATATTCCGACCATGTGGGAGCTCCGCTCGGGAGTTCGGCCAGAACATGTCCAATCGGTGCGATGACATCATGTGGGAGGTCGGCTCGGAAACTCGTGGGAGGTCGGGATGGGAAGTCGGCATTGGAGATCGGCCCTGTCTTTTCTGCTGTGATTAAGGGTGTTATGGGAGGTCAGCCTGGATGACCTCCAGGATGCCTCCATGTCTGGATGACCTCCTCGTAGATGTCCTGCTAAGAGTTTCGGAACGCTGGGCTGCTAACTATCTGGGCTACCGAGAGTAGGCCGGGCCCATCCTCGATCCGAGGGTATCACGAGTCCCCCCCTCAAGTCGAGCTGACGTCATAGACCAGAAGCTCGTTGTTGTCCGAACTCTTGGTGGCCCATGGTTTTCCCGAGCTTGGAGGCTTCTAGCTGTCTTGAACTGAAAGGTGATACTACTGGCCAAGCTGAGCTACGAGTTCTTAGCTTTCCCGAGCTTAGACAAAGTTCTAGGAGAGCTGAGCTGAGGCGTGAAGTCCCTAGCAATGTTGGTTCTTGCCCTGAATACGAAACGTCGCTGTCACCTGTCAGTCAAACAGCTAGTTTCACGCATCTCGAGATGATCTTAGCCGTTCAACCCATTTGAAATCAACGGTCCGATCTCCTCCTGGtccctctataaataccagcCACCCCTTTCAttcatttttttactttttccaTCGTTTCACCTCGGCTCCGACCTTCGAAAAGAATCCCACCTTTTCTTTTCCAACTCCCCACTCCCGCTCTCCCGATCTCCATTAGGTATTGTTACCATGACCTCCCCCCCCCTTCTTCTTTCCCTGTCGACCTCCGAGGAGATTTTCCGAGAGGTGGATTAGTATGATCCCCTCACGTAGATCGTCTTGGGGTTAGGTGAGTGTCTTGAGACTGAGGGGGTCAGCTCCTGCCTTACAACTGGTGATGACGGCGCAGTCCGGAACCAGCTTGGTCTCAGTCATCCCGAGGAGCTAATCAGGACGTCTGATCCTTGGTTCGAGCTCCATAGtaaacaaataaaattataaaaaaatatttatttttttaatatcattttgattttcGTTTAAATATCGTTCGAGCTTCATAATATGGATGATGTGTACCATTTAATATCGTTTTGATTTTcgtttaaatataaacaaataaaattataaaaaatattttacaaatatgcaacataataatattattattttattattattattattacctactcgataaattaataaataaattaattgaaaaatattattattattacctactcaataaataaataaataaattgaaaaatacacGTGTACAATTTAACCGATAATTTGAGGTCCTTCCTTCTCCATTGAATTGATTCTCTCCAACGCTACGTTTCCTTCGATGCTCATTCCTCTATCTTCACAGTGGAAGTCGGGGAGTTGTCGAATTCTCTGCACGGGTGAGGTTTGTGTGTTTTATGGCTCAGATTACGCcaattttgatttgatacgatGAGAGTGTGCTTGCTTGTTGGTGATTAAATTTCAGGATATGACGAGTATTGCGTTGAGAAATCCGGGGTCTTGGTTGCTGGGAATCTGGGGGCATAAGGGAGCTTGTACTGATTGTAGCAACAGGATTCAATGTTTTGTTGGGTATTCGAATCCCGACTCTCAGCTACTCAGGGCCTCCAGCCTGCTTGCTAATCGGCGTCGAGTTCGTGATTCTCCGGCTCTTTCTGCTGGTAAGTTAGAAAATACGAGTGAAGATGACGATGAATCTCGGGACAGTGACGAAGAAGAAAATGATGACATACCGGTAAGTCCGGTTCTCCATTTTTTAAAATCGAATTTCTTTGTTATTCTCCTTTTTGTATACATACAGTAAACCTCTGGGTAGGAGGCGAATAGCGAGCTTAACGCTATAGTGCAAACAAAGTTAAGTATATCTATTTTCTTGAGAGCTTTTCTGGGGTTAGTAACAGGGTTCTTCTTGTAGATTTTTTAGGTTGTGACTGTGGAGCACAGTATGCAAATGGTGCCAATGTTATATTTAAACCAGAACGATAATCATTTGATGTCATCACATGAGTAAGAATAGTTTCCTGCGTAACTTAAAGGTTGACTTTGAGTTTCAGAATACTGCCCTCCCAACAGCAAAAATGCACCTTACGAGAAACACGAATGGATTTAGGTGTGTAATTTTTAGCATTGTGTAGTATGTGTACAGGTAAGCATCCATCATACCCCTGTTCTGTGCCACCTTTGATATTCAGCTCCTGTAATAGTACTCGTGACGCAGTCGTAAACTGAGAAAGGTGTGTTTAGCTCAAGTGTATCATGGTAGTTACTGATGTAGGTATGCTTTTCGTTGACTTTAGAGATCTTGAAGTCTACAGCCTCCTTATTTAAGTACATTCACTTTTTCTTTATCAATTTTTCCTATTGGCCTTGCACAAAGCTCTCATATTTTTCCAGT
The Primulina tabacum isolate GXHZ01 chromosome 9, ASM2559414v2, whole genome shotgun sequence DNA segment above includes these coding regions:
- the LOC142555065 gene encoding uncharacterized protein LOC142555065 isoform X6, translated to MLIPLSSQWKSGSCRILCTGEDMTSIALRNPGSWLLGIWGHKGACTDCSNRIQCFVGYSNPDSQLLRASSLLANRRRVRDSPALSAGKLENTSEDDDESRDSDEEENDDIPVNSSMIRENLERIVGTDDSSFSGIDLATLIRNKYGRSYDVQLIKKEFMGRNLLALNVMWKYMEQAVSIFIDMDESGGRANEWIYK
- the LOC142555065 gene encoding uncharacterized protein LOC142555065 isoform X5 translates to MLIPLSSQWKSGSCRILCTGEDMTSIALRNPGSWLLGIWGHKGACTDCSNRIQCFVGYSNPDSQLLRASSLLANRRRVRDSPALSAGKLENTSEDDDESRDSDEEENDDIPIFQVNSSMIRENLERIVGTDDSSFSGIDLATLIRNKYGRSYDVQLIKKEFMGRNLLALNVMWKYMEQAVSIFIDMDESGGRANEWIYK